From a single Miscanthus floridulus cultivar M001 chromosome 8, ASM1932011v1, whole genome shotgun sequence genomic region:
- the LOC136474266 gene encoding uncharacterized protein, with amino-acid sequence MSTQSISPASAAAQFTYFPVSFHLQNAQYAAWPAGTAAAPAVAPVPAYNAIYPMPQIQQAQQLFQKDSKIITPEALATVKAAIANSEKEKKVEATKKAVPRKAAGQSWEDPTLADWPENDFRLFCGDLGNEVNDDVLAKAFSKYPSFNMARVMRDKWTGKTKGYGFVSFANASDLTSALKEMNGKYVGNRPIKLRKSTWKNRIDFEALEKGKTQPQKKIKLRKRSVLHK; translated from the exons ATGTCGACGCAGTCCATTTCGCCGGCGTCCGCGGCCGCGCAGTTCACCTACTTCCCCGTGTCCTTCCACCTCCAGAACGCGCAGTACGCCGCATGGCCAGCGGGGACCGCAGCCGCGCCGGCGGTGGCGCCGGTGCCTGCGTACAACGCCATCTACCCCATGCCCCAAATCCAGCAG GCCCAACAGTTGTTCCAAAAGGACTCGAAGATAATTACTCCTGAAGCTCTAGCTACTGTTAAAGCTGCTATTGCAAATagtgagaaagagaagaaggtTGAAGCAACCAAAAAGGCAGTGCCTCGAAAGGCAGCTGGGCAAAGTTGGGAGGACCCTACCTTGGCTGATTGGCCTGAAA ATGACTTTCGTTTGTTCTGTGGTGATCTTGGAAATGAAGTGAATGATGATGTTCTTGCTAAGGCATTCTCAAAATATCCATCCTTCAATATGGCCAGG GTTATGCGGGACAAGTGGACTGGTAAAACTAAAGGATATGGTTTTGTTAGTTTTGCTAATGCATCTGATCTTACTTCTGCCTTGAAGGAGATGAATG GTAAATATGTCGGAAACCGGCCAATCAAATTACGGAAGAGCACATGGAAGAACAGGATAGACTTCGAAGCTTTGGAGAAGGGAAAG ACTCAACCACAGAAGAAAATCAAACTGCGGAAAAGAAGTGTTCTTCACAAGTGA
- the LOC136474265 gene encoding uncharacterized protein has translation MDGSASGGFSGGGLPPRPLVSTTRRRAPFVAPHSHPPTSSSLDANRPGHQEHPSPSGGGSGGRMPSPSCGGVGAGVGFSRRLPNDPPPLGPRALNFTEPHAATWDACRMTTSPAEVYEVAGDDFSPNHWTPDYSRRLQWEQEQKVMFCDVTTMDDDQRSYVKAKRARIVKEMSGSVSETASGESGV, from the exons ATGGACGGCAGCGCGTCAGGAGGATTCTCCGGAGGCGGGCTGCCTCCCCGTCCGTTGGTGTCTACCACACGACGTCGTGCTCCGTTCGTCGCGCCGCATTCCCATCCTCCCACGTCGTCTTCTCTTGACGCCAACCGGCCTGGTCACCAAGAACATCCTTCTcccagcggcggcggcagtggtggcCGGATGCCTTCTCCCAGCTGCGGCGGCGTTGGCGCCGGTGTCGGCTTCTCTCGTCGGCTCCCCAACGACCCACCTCCACTCGGCCCTCGCGCGTTGAACTTCACAGAGCCTCACGCCGCCACCTGGGATGCCTGCAGAATGACAACATCACCAGCAGAAGTGTACGAGGTCGCCGGCGACGACTTTAGCCCCAACCATTGGACGCCTGACTACTCG CGGCGTCTGCAGTGGGAGCAAGAACAGAAAGTTATGTTTTGTGATGTCACCACCATGGATGATGATCAAAGGTCATATGTGAAGGCAAAGAGAGCTCGGATTGTGAAAGAGATGAGCGGTAGTGTAAGCGAGACGGCTAGTGGTGAGAGTGGAGTGTAG